The segment AGGCCGATGTGCTGCTGGTCGCCACCGCCTTGATGGTGATTGCTTTTGGTCTTTATGCCCTGTTTGTGGGCAAAATCGACAGCATTCCCGATTGGTTGGAGATCAAAACCTTCACAGACCTGAAAGACAAACTGGTCAATGTGGCGGTGGTGGCTCTGGTGGTGGCCTTCTTTTCGCTGGTCATTGAGAACCAGCACAAGTGGAGTGTGCTGGAAATTGGTGGAGGCATCGGCATTGTGATTCTGGCCGTGGCAGCCTACGGATACGTGAACCACACACCCGTGACCGAGGAGCAAAAAAAGAACACTTGAGAAAGCTTTCAGCGTTCAGCAAAAAGCACACCCAGAGGCAATTGCTTTCGAGAACAGCAAAAAACAACAAGTGAAAGCCCACTCAGAGTTTAAGCTCAAAGGGCCAGAAACAGACTTTCATACTGGCTGATTGCTGACGGCTGATGGCTCTCTCTGATTGCACTGCGCGAACAGCGACTTTGCGTTTGACCTGCTGAGTTTGTCATCTGTTCTTGACACTCCGTCCAGAGTTGTTTACATTCAGGGGGATGTCTGGCCTTGTCATCCACCTGCAAACCCAACGTGAGCGTTGTGGTCTGAGCCGATCTGAACTGGCTGAACGGACGGGCCTGAGCAGGCAGTCCATCCACAGCATCGAGCAGGGAAAGTACATTCCCAGCACCCTGGTGGCTTTGCAACTCTCACAGGCCCTGAAATGCAGCGTAGAGGACCTGTTCCAACTTGCAAGCCAAGAGTTGCCTGTCGCCATGTGGGCCAGTGAAAAAGAGACACAATCTGGTGCACAGGTGAGGGTGGCAAAGGTGGGAAACCGTCTGGTGGCCCATCCACTCACTGGACCCGAGCGTTTCTTGCACACTACCGACGCTCTGGTGCAGGAGGTCGAGGCCGGGCAGGTGAGGCTCTCTCCGGTCACTTCGCCAGAGCTCTGGAACCACACCTTGATGCTGGCCGGATGCGATCCGGCTTTTGCCTTGCTGCAACAGAATGGACCAGAGCAGCGCATTCAGACGGTTCATGCAACCAGTCTGGAAGGTCTGGAGCTTTTGAAAGCCGGTCAGGTGCATGCAACAGGGATTCACCTGCATGACCCAGAGGGCCAGACGTTCAACCTGCCTTTTCTGGAAAAAGCAGGGCTGCAAGGGTGCATGGTGGTTTCCCTCTGGACGTGGCAACAGGGATTGCTGGTGGCCAGAGGCAACCCTTTGCACATCCAGAGCCTCAATGACCTGACCCGTCCGAATGTGCGTCTGGTGCAGCGTCAAAGCAGTGCAGGCAGCCGGATTTTGCTGGATGCCCTGCTCAGGGAGGCCAGCGTGGACCTTTCTCAGATCACCCTTACACCCACCGAAGCCCAGAGCCATCAGGAAGTGGCCCAGCAGGTGCTCTCTGGTCAGGCAGATGTCGGTCTGGCCCTGCAAGCTGTGGCGGAGGGGGCAGGTCTGGATTTCATTCCACTGGTGCAGGAACGTTTTGATCTGGTGGTGGCCCCAGCGCACCAGAACCATCCTGTGCTGCAAAAGCTGCTCTTGCACCTGAAATCTCCAGTGCTGCGCCAGAGTGTGCAGGCTCTGGGCGGTTACGATCCCTCTCAGGCCGGAGAGGTGCTTCAGTGGGCAGGTCAAGGAACACCATGAAAAAAATGTTGTTGATGCTGTGCTTTTGCCTGTCGGTGGCCCATGCAGAGACCCTGACGGTTTTTGCTGCCTCCTCTTTGACAGAAGCTTTTCAGGAGATCGGTACGGCATTTGGGCAGAAAACCGGGCATCAGGTGCGCTTTCAGTTTGCAGGCTCACAAATCCTCAAAACCCAACTGGAGCAAGGCGCACAGGCAGATGTGTTCGCCAGTGCCAACGAATTGCAGTTTGATCCTCTGGTCAAAAAGGGTCTGCTGACAGACAAAACCACCTTCACTCGCAATCAACTGGCGGTGGTGGTCCCGATTCAGAATCCTGCAAAGGTGCGCTCCCTGTCCGACCTTGCCAAACCCGGCCTGAAACTGATTCTGGCCAGCCCAAATGTGCCCGTTGGACAGTACACCAGAGCGGTCTTTGATGCCTTTTCCAAGTCCAGCAAAGGATTCACCGCCAGAGCCCTGAAGAACCTGATCAGCGAGGAGAACAACGTCCGTCAGGTGGTCCTGAAAATCGCTCTGGGTGAAGCGGACGCCGGGGTGGTCTACACCACCGACATCGTGGGAGACAACAAAAACAAAGTGAAAACCCTTGCCATTCCGGGCAAATACAACGTGATCACCCATTACCCGATGGGGGTCCTTAAAAGCAGCAGGCAACCTGAGGTTGCACAGGCTTTCGTGGCGTTTGTGCAGTCCAGAGCCGGACAAAGCATCCTGAAAAAATGGGGGTTCTTGCCGGTCCGCCCATGAAAAAGGACGTGTTGCCTACCCTGCCTCTGGTGCTCAGCCTGATTTTGATGGGCTTTTTGCTGTTGCCCACTTTTGTGGTGCTCGGGAACGGGTTCACAGGGGGGTTTTTTGCTGCACTCCTTGAGCCTGTGGTGCTGGACGCCCTGAAAGTGAGTGTGTTCACCACCTCGGTGTCGTTGCTGGTCACGGTGCTGTTTGGAACACCCATCGCTTACCTGCTGGCCCGTTACCGCTTCAGGGGCAAAACCCTCTTGGACACCCTGCTGGATTTGCCGATGGTGCTCCCTCCGGTGGTCGCCGGGGTGGGTTTGCTGCTCACCTTTGGTCGAAATGGGGTGCTGGGACCGGTGCTGTCTCTGGCCGGAATCCAGATTGCGTTCAGCGCTGCTGCCGTGGTGATGGCGCAACTGTTCACCTCTGCCCCCTTTTTCATTCGGGCGTCCAGAGGGGGCTTCATGTCCATTGACCCGGACATCGAAAACGCAGCCCGAGTGGATGGGGCCAGCAATGGGCAGGTGTTCCGGTTTGTGACCTGGCCTCTGGCGTTTCCGTTTTTGCTGGAAGGCATGGTGCTGGCGTGGGCCAGAGCGCTCGGGGAATTCGGGGCGACCATTCTGTTTGCTGGGTCCTTGCAGGGCGAAACCCGCACCATCACCCTGTCCATTTATGCTGCGCTGGAATCGGACCTGAAACCGGCTCTGGTGCTTTCGGCGGTGATGGTGGTGGTGGCGTTTGTGATGCTCGGGGTGGTGCGCAAAATCAGTGCCCTCAGGCAGGCTTGAAGGCACTGTGGATCGAATGTGGATTGAAAAGCTCAGGAAAGGACAGGCAGGAATTCCAGCGTTTCACCGGGCTGCAAGACTTTCAGGGGCAATCCCGCTTGCTGGGCCAGATCAGAGAACGTGCTCAGAGCGTCGGGAATTTCCACGTACCGGCCCGGCTCATGGCGTCCGTAATGGATGGGCACCACGGCTCTGGCTTGCAGGATGCGTGCTGCAGCCACCGCCTGCTCAGGTACCATCACGATGGGAATGCCACTGTCTGGATACCGCCCAAGGTTGACTCTGGGGGCGTTGATGGGCAGGAAAACCGCATCGAAAGGTCCGTAACTTCGGACAATTGTCCACCAGTGACCATGCCAGAGGGTGTCTCCGGCGTGCAAAATGCGTTTGCCCCCAGCATCGATCACCCATGACACCTGTGGGTCTCCGAGGCCATCCACGGCAGGGACCGCCCACACTGTGAAATCGTTGGTGGAGGGGTGCAGGTGCACAGGTTGGTGCAGTGGGGTGGTGCGCAGATGCAACTCCGAGGGAGGCAAAAGGGGTGCCACATCTGTGTGGGTCAACAGGGTGCTGCCTGCCCCCAGCATGGCGGTCAGGTAGGGCAGGTCTGCATGGTCGGGGTGGTGGTGGGTCAGCAGTGCACCCCGGTGCGGGGTTTTGATGTTGACGGGAAGTGTCATTGGAGGGGTGATGGCGTCCACCAGAAGGGTGGTGTTGCCATGCTGGAGTCGGAGTCCTGCCCAGTGAAGCCTTTGAATGTGCATGAGGTTCTCCATTCCGGAAACCCCAGCCTTCCCTTTTCGGGTTTTGGAAGTGCGGGTTTCCTGTGCCTCCATGCTAAGTCCATTTTTCTAACCTGTCAAGTGATATTATACTGGTTATAAATGGACACTTTGAACCATTCCCGTTCCCGATCCGAGCAGAGGTTGCTGCAACCTCGTTGTCGTTTCCTGACCTTCCCATTCGCTTTGCTCAAGCAGAAGTCAGTAAGCTGGAGTGAACCATGACCGAAACCTTTGATTTTGATGCCGGACATGTGGCTCTGGATTTCATCAACACCGTTCGCCAGAGGGACGGCCACCGGAAAGACCAGTTGCCTGCCCCCACCGACTTTCAACGCTGGCTTCAGGAAAGCGCTCTGGTCCCTGGTGAAGACCTCCAGAGGCTGTCCCTGCACCCCTCTTTTCCAGAAGTGCACCAGCAAGCCAGAGCCCTGAGGGACGAATTCAGGCACGCCATCGAGGGTCTGGTGAACACACCAGAGGTTCCTGCTGACCTGCTCAAGCACCTGAACCTGCTGCTCTGGCAACACCCCCCTCGCAAGGTGTTGGCTGTAGGACAGGTGCCATTGCAATTCAAGCTGCAACACGAACTGGACACCCCGGACGCCTTGCTGGGGGTGTTGGCCGACCAGATGGCAAATCTGCTGACTCTGGACCTGCAAGGCCGCCTCAAAAAATGTGCAAAGTCCACCTGCATCCGGCACTTTCTGGACACCAGCAAAAACAAAAGCCGCAACTGGTGCAGCATGGCCACCTGTGGAAACCGGGCCAAAGCGCAGGCGTTTTACCGTCGCAAAGTGCAAAGAGCAGACGAAAGCAGCTTCTGAAAGGGCTGCATCTTCTCTTTATGCTTTTCCAGACACTTCCCAATGGCAACTCCGTGGTCTGACGGATACATACCGCTGGTTTTCTTTCCATAACCAGACAGGTTTCTTGCATGTCTGTGAAATCAATGCAATCAAAGCAACCAAATCTTCCTGACCCGGCAAATGTCCCGTATGCTGTGTGCATCCCAAAACACAGCGAAGAGGACTTGAAAGGTCCTGTGGAGGTTTTATGCAGAAATTTGTGTCTGTCACACTGGCCTTGTTGTTTGCCGCACCCGCTCTGGCACAGGTGCCCAAAGGGTATCCTGCCAGTTACCAGAAAACCATCGATGAGGCCCGCAAAGAGAAAAAACTGGTGGTGTACTCCTCGACGGATCAGGCCAGCGCCCAGTTCTTGATCGATGATTTCAAAACCCTGTACCCCTTCATTGAAGTGGAATACAACGACATCGGCACCACCCAGCTTTACAGCCGTTTCATCAGTGAGGCAGCAGCAGGTGGAAAAAGCGCGGATTTTGTGTGGAGCAGTGGCATGGAACTGCAAGTGAAACTGGCAGCAGATGGTTACGCCCTGCCTTACACCTCGCCAGAGGCCAAGTTTTACCCTGCCTCCTCCAAGTTGGACAACATCCTGTACGGCACCACCATGGAGCCGGGCGTGCTGGTGTACAACAAGCGCTTTGTGAAAAAGCCCCCCACCACCCGTCAGGAGTTTGCCAAACTGCTTGCAGACCCCAAAATGAACGGCAAGGTGGCCACCTGGGACCCCGAGAAAAGCGGCATCGGCTTTACTTTCTTACATCAGGACAGTGTGACGGTGGGCAGCATCATGGACCTGTTCAAAGCCTTCGGGAAGTCGGGCACCGCGCAGTATTCCTCCTCTGGCGTGATGATGGAGAAGGTCATCTCTGGGGAGCACCACTTCGGGTACAACGTGATTGGTTCTTACGCCCTGCTGCGTGCCGAGAAAGTGCCAGACATCGGGGTGGCGTTCTTCAAGGACAAAACCGTGGCTTTTCAGCGTCCGGCGTTCATCAGCAAACTGGGTGAGCACCCCAATGCTGCGAAACTGTTTCTGGATTACCTGCTGAGCACACGCGGTCAGAACGTGATGGCCAACAAATCTTTGATTTACGCCCTGCGCTCTGGCACCACCGGTCCTGCCGTTCCCAAAAACATCTACGGCAAAATTGGCGGCAAGCAGAACCTGTATGTGATTCCGGTGTCCAGAGACCTCCTCAAAAACCTTGAGCCTGCGGTGCGAAACGACTTCCTGAACGACTGGCGCACCGCCCTGAAAGGCCAGTGATGACCGGGCGCAGTTCCCAGATGCAAAGCAAGGCCGAGCAACCCGCCTTGAAACTGAAACCGGCATACTGGGGGATCCTGCTCACCTGCGTGGTGGCCGTGCTGGTGTTGTCCCCTCTGGGACTGCTGGCCTACCAGAGTTTGCTCAGTGCACCGTTCTTTGCACCCATCAAGCAGGTTTCGCTGGACGCTTACCGTTATGTGCTGACCGACCCGGCGTTTTACCGTGCCCTGTTCAACTCTTTCGTGATCGCTCTGGGGATGGTCGGGATTGCGGTGCCTGCCGGGACCGCTCTGGCTTTTCTGGTCAACAAAACCGATTTGCCGTTCCGCAAAGGTTTTGAGTTGCTGCTGCTCACCCCCACTTTTGTTTCGCCGATCATTCTGGGGATTGGGTTCACCATGGTTTTTGGGCCTGTGGGTCTGGTGAGCAACCCAGTCAGAGATCTGTTCGGGACGGTGCCGTGGACCATCTACTCCTTGCCTGCCATTGCGATCATTGCCGGTTTGCTGCACGTCCCTTACGTGTACCTGTACGTGTCCAGCACCATCCGCAATCTGGATGCATCGCTGGAAGAGGCCGCCCGAGTCAGTGGCGCAGGCATCTGGACGGTGGCCATGAGCGTCACCATTCCTCTGGTTCGGCCTTCGGTGGTCTACAGTGCCATGCTGATGCTCTTGCTGGGCTTCGAAATCTTCGGTTTGCCTCTGGTGCTCGGGGATTCCAAAGGCATCGATGTGATCACCACCTACCTGTACCGCCTGACCGGAATCACTGGCGTTCCAGCTTACGGCCCGATGGCCGTGGTGGCGGTGCTGCTGATCGCGGTGGCCCTGTTGATTGTGGCCCTGCAAAGAAAAATCCTCGGGAACACCGGAAACAAGTACACCTCTGTGGGGGCCAAAGGTTACCGCTCTGCACGCCTGAAACTCGGGAAGGCCCGCTGGTGGATTGCAGCTGCGGTGATGGTGTACCTGCTGGTCACCGTGCTGCTGCCTGTGTTCGGGGTGATTTTGAGGAGCTTCGTGACCAGTTGGGGGGCCGGGGTCAACCTGCTGGATGTGCTGACCCTCAAGAACTATCAGGCGATTTTCACCCTGCCTGACCTGAGCCGGGGGGTCACCAACACCCTCTTGGTGGCATCGGTGGGCGGATTCATTGCGGTGGGTGTGTACCTGACCATCGCCTCGGGGATTTTGCGGTCCACACCCTTTTTGCGCAAAGTGCTGGATTACCTGAGTGGTCTTCCCCGTTCGGTTCCGGGCCTGATCATCGGACTGGCGTTCATGTGGCTGTTTCTGTTCGTGAAGCCCATTGGCTTCCTGAGGACCACCCTGTTCAGCCTGATTCTGGCCTACACCATCGTGTGGATGCCTTACGGGGTGAGGCTGCTGACCGCCACCCTCATGCAAATCAGCAAGGACCTCGAAGAGGCTGCCCGCATGACCGGAGCCTCTCCCCTCAAAGCCTTCCAGAGCATCACCCTGCCTCTCTTGCAAAGCGGGTTGCTCTCGGCGTGGTTGCTGCTGTTCATGCAGTTCGTGCGGGAATACTCCACCGGGGTGTACCTGCTGACCCCCGGCACCGAAGTGATGGGCTCTTTGATTGTGTCCCTGTGGGCAACCGGTGCTGTGGATTCGATTGCAGCCCTCTCGACCCTGCAAATTGGCATCATCGGCGTGGTGTACATTCTGGCCAACCGTCTGGGTGTCAAAGCAGGAGAATGACGGAGAAAAACATGGCGATTTTGAGCATCCAGAACCTTGGCAAGAAACTCGGGCAGAACCAGATCCTGCAAAACCTCAGCATTGATGTGCAGCAAGGCGAAATCATCGCACTTCTGGGCCCCTCTGGCAGCGGAAAAACCACCCTGTTGCGGTGCCTGTCCGGGCTGGAAACCCCCGACAGCGGAAGCATCACCCTTGCAGGCAAAGACGTGTTCAACGCGAGGACCTCCACCATCGTGCCCCCAGAGCGCCGCAACATCGGACTGGTGTTTCAGTCTTACGCCCTCTGGCCCCACAAAACCGTGCACCAGAACGTGGCTTTCGGGCTGGAGTTGCGCAAGATTCCCCGCGCACAGGCACAACAGAAAGTCGAGCAGACCCTCAAACGCATCGGACTGGACGGGCTTG is part of the Deinococcus misasensis DSM 22328 genome and harbors:
- a CDS encoding YqhA family protein gives rise to the protein MKRILGFTRFIAVLGVISSLVLSLLMFVSVMARTVRLVRETFLDLGTEKMGKILLVASIEQADVLLVATALMVIAFGLYALFVGKIDSIPDWLEIKTFTDLKDKLVNVAVVALVVAFFSLVIENQHKWSVLEIGGGIGIVILAVAAYGYVNHTPVTEEQKKNT
- the modA gene encoding molybdate ABC transporter substrate-binding protein; amino-acid sequence: MKKMLLMLCFCLSVAHAETLTVFAASSLTEAFQEIGTAFGQKTGHQVRFQFAGSQILKTQLEQGAQADVFASANELQFDPLVKKGLLTDKTTFTRNQLAVVVPIQNPAKVRSLSDLAKPGLKLILASPNVPVGQYTRAVFDAFSKSSKGFTARALKNLISEENNVRQVVLKIALGEADAGVVYTTDIVGDNKNKVKTLAIPGKYNVITHYPMGVLKSSRQPEVAQAFVAFVQSRAGQSILKKWGFLPVRP
- a CDS encoding ABC transporter substrate-binding protein → MQKFVSVTLALLFAAPALAQVPKGYPASYQKTIDEARKEKKLVVYSSTDQASAQFLIDDFKTLYPFIEVEYNDIGTTQLYSRFISEAAAGGKSADFVWSSGMELQVKLAADGYALPYTSPEAKFYPASSKLDNILYGTTMEPGVLVYNKRFVKKPPTTRQEFAKLLADPKMNGKVATWDPEKSGIGFTFLHQDSVTVGSIMDLFKAFGKSGTAQYSSSGVMMEKVISGEHHFGYNVIGSYALLRAEKVPDIGVAFFKDKTVAFQRPAFISKLGEHPNAAKLFLDYLLSTRGQNVMANKSLIYALRSGTTGPAVPKNIYGKIGGKQNLYVIPVSRDLLKNLEPAVRNDFLNDWRTALKGQ
- a CDS encoding substrate-binding domain-containing protein, giving the protein MSGLVIHLQTQRERCGLSRSELAERTGLSRQSIHSIEQGKYIPSTLVALQLSQALKCSVEDLFQLASQELPVAMWASEKETQSGAQVRVAKVGNRLVAHPLTGPERFLHTTDALVQEVEAGQVRLSPVTSPELWNHTLMLAGCDPAFALLQQNGPEQRIQTVHATSLEGLELLKAGQVHATGIHLHDPEGQTFNLPFLEKAGLQGCMVVSLWTWQQGLLVARGNPLHIQSLNDLTRPNVRLVQRQSSAGSRILLDALLREASVDLSQITLTPTEAQSHQEVAQQVLSGQADVGLALQAVAEGAGLDFIPLVQERFDLVVAPAHQNHPVLQKLLLHLKSPVLRQSVQALGGYDPSQAGEVLQWAGQGTP
- a CDS encoding ABC transporter permease, whose product is MKKDVLPTLPLVLSLILMGFLLLPTFVVLGNGFTGGFFAALLEPVVLDALKVSVFTTSVSLLVTVLFGTPIAYLLARYRFRGKTLLDTLLDLPMVLPPVVAGVGLLLTFGRNGVLGPVLSLAGIQIAFSAAAVVMAQLFTSAPFFIRASRGGFMSIDPDIENAARVDGASNGQVFRFVTWPLAFPFLLEGMVLAWARALGEFGATILFAGSLQGETRTITLSIYAALESDLKPALVLSAVMVVVAFVMLGVVRKISALRQA
- a CDS encoding MBL fold metallo-hydrolase, producing MHIQRLHWAGLRLQHGNTTLLVDAITPPMTLPVNIKTPHRGALLTHHHPDHADLPYLTAMLGAGSTLLTHTDVAPLLPPSELHLRTTPLHQPVHLHPSTNDFTVWAVPAVDGLGDPQVSWVIDAGGKRILHAGDTLWHGHWWTIVRSYGPFDAVFLPINAPRVNLGRYPDSGIPIVMVPEQAVAAARILQARAVVPIHYGRHEPGRYVEIPDALSTFSDLAQQAGLPLKVLQPGETLEFLPVLS
- a CDS encoding ABC transporter permease yields the protein MTGRSSQMQSKAEQPALKLKPAYWGILLTCVVAVLVLSPLGLLAYQSLLSAPFFAPIKQVSLDAYRYVLTDPAFYRALFNSFVIALGMVGIAVPAGTALAFLVNKTDLPFRKGFELLLLTPTFVSPIILGIGFTMVFGPVGLVSNPVRDLFGTVPWTIYSLPAIAIIAGLLHVPYVYLYVSSTIRNLDASLEEAARVSGAGIWTVAMSVTIPLVRPSVVYSAMLMLLLGFEIFGLPLVLGDSKGIDVITTYLYRLTGITGVPAYGPMAVVAVLLIAVALLIVALQRKILGNTGNKYTSVGAKGYRSARLKLGKARWWIAAAVMVYLLVTVLLPVFGVILRSFVTSWGAGVNLLDVLTLKNYQAIFTLPDLSRGVTNTLLVASVGGFIAVGVYLTIASGILRSTPFLRKVLDYLSGLPRSVPGLIIGLAFMWLFLFVKPIGFLRTTLFSLILAYTIVWMPYGVRLLTATLMQISKDLEEAARMTGASPLKAFQSITLPLLQSGLLSAWLLLFMQFVREYSTGVYLLTPGTEVMGSLIVSLWATGAVDSIAALSTLQIGIIGVVYILANRLGVKAGE
- a CDS encoding CGNR zinc finger domain-containing protein, translating into MTETFDFDAGHVALDFINTVRQRDGHRKDQLPAPTDFQRWLQESALVPGEDLQRLSLHPSFPEVHQQARALRDEFRHAIEGLVNTPEVPADLLKHLNLLLWQHPPRKVLAVGQVPLQFKLQHELDTPDALLGVLADQMANLLTLDLQGRLKKCAKSTCIRHFLDTSKNKSRNWCSMATCGNRAKAQAFYRRKVQRADESSF